CAGGATAACATAATATGCCAATTAACAGAAGACACATCATGATCATGCAACTATTTCAAAGTTATTGGAAATTTGCTGTAAAAGATTTGTCTATTGTAGTTCATGATACATTAACTATTGCGTTTAATATAGTTAACATATACAAACTTCCGTTACAACATACTCTGGCAATATACAGTCTGCAATGACAAgaagtaaaaagaaacaaaataaacaaaggaaaattaATGACTTCATACTGTCTGAAAACAATATCGTTTCCATGTAGCAGCAATGTACTTTATGTTTGCAATGTTTACAACAACATAAATTTGGTTTGCGCCTCATGGGTCCGTTTGGTCCACGCAGCACTGACCACTGGGTGGCGCATGTTAATAACTCAGCTTTGCTTCACCTAATTTGTGGCCCAGTCTGAATTTCTGAGATCTAAATTTGAGAGATTTGTATTTGGAGTTCTGAATTTGTCTTAATCTGACATTTTTAAcctatcattttttttattagattttttatagCTTATTCCAccttaaacatgtttaaaaatacattgtttttggTCACAGTTCTAGAttttaaatgaacacatttagtccTTGTTCTAGTTCCATACAaactcttgtgtttgtgtgtgcagttgAAAGACTTGATACTGAACTATTTAAAGGTAGTCAAACATACCTAAAGACAACCAAACtaactaacacacaaacacattgttaCGTCCAAGgacgtattcatttatttatttattcatttacttaTAGTAATATAAGTATCTTCTTCTGAACCTTTGATTTActttatttctgaaagtgtgGGCGTGGTTGTGTGCcctgtgtttgttttgcttgctgtctctccttctctctctactCGCTCTCAGGCCTAATCATCAGCACCTGTCACTCGTTTGTGAGTGTGCCTGAGACGGAGAGTATAAGGTTGCCGTCCAGTGTTTGCAGAGGGAGACGCACTTCTCCGCTGCTCTAGATTGAACACTGGTGTTAAATTGGGCTAGTTTCTGATTTAGACACTGTAGTTGAGAGTTAGCTGTGGCTAACTGAGAGTCACTGACTTGTGTTAATGAGATCCTGAGCTCATTTCAGCTAAATACTAGGCAGAAGTTAAAGTTATTGTGTGATTGCTAACCTGTTTAGTAGTTATTGTTGTGAGGGGAGCTGTAGGGGTGAGTGCCTTTTCTTTGAACTCTGTTTGTCCTTGTTTCTGCATAGCAAGGGAGTTGAGGGAAGTTTGgtgttgtttatttctttttggtTAACCTTTCTTAGGTTAGTTAGGACTCCTCCCAAACTTAGTCAGTGGgttgttttctttgttatgtTAGGCCTTGCTCACCCGTGAGCCATTGCTCCCTGACAATGTATGTTCtgtccttattttctttttttttgtaaataaaatcctTTTGTTGATATCCTCTGGTGTTGTCTTCACTCTGGGACAGAGGTTTGAAGTTTGTTCTcgcctttcttttattttttgtctcttcGTTACCTCTCCTTTCGACCCCTAGACGGATAGGAGAACGTAACACACATACAGGTCCATTCTGTCTGACCTGGATTAGCTAAGATCAAAGCAGGGCTTGGTCCTCTGTCTATAGCCTCATTAAGTAACCCCTGCTGGTGCCAAATGGCAGTGAGGATTTCACACATAATACACATTATTTCTCAAATGAGTAAGCAGAACGTGTACTGAGTGAACAGACTTACTGTATATAGCTATAGGCTTTGTAGTCATGCAGCAGAAATCCAATATTTTGATGTATCCAATCCTAAAGATCGGATTTGTGTGCAGTGTGAATTAAGTCATAGACCCCCTCAATTCCCTGAAGTCTCATCAGAATTTACAACAGTCCTATAAATTGGACTGTAATCAACTTCTCAACCTACATTTCATCTTTAGAACCTTTAGAAAAATGAATAGGACAATATCCAAAAATAAGAAATCCATAAAtgttgagaatgtggaaaatgtgtgAGACTGGAACAGTGAGGGAGAAAATCACACAAAGAGGAAcaaagatggatagatggatagatggatggatggatggatggaaaagaaacaaaacaaaaaaagctacGGAGGAAAATGATAGATGGAAAGTTAGAGGGATAGAGGGAATGTGCAGTGAGCTGTGAAAGAGGAAACAGTGGAACTTTGTTACACTCCCGCACACACTCTAACCACAATGCTTGCTAAGTTTAAAGAGAAAcgttcctctctctttctttctctctctttcacatacACAGGTATACAGTTACCTCATCGAAGTCACATTCCCACATTGTGTTTTGTTCGGCAGTTGCAGGAACATAGCTGCTTTTCCCTAGTTAGTTTTGTCAAATGTCAAACTAGTATGACAGCTAACTGTGGAATCATCTACCACAGGACTTCATATTGTTAGTCATGTTTAAATAAGTCTGTATTTAGAGATAAGCTTGGGATTGTTACCTTTTTCATGCATCGATAATCAGAAAATATTCCTGATTATTATCAATATATATTGGCATTTTTCAGCTATAAATAGGACTGTtacacaatagtctttgtctcttcagacatatttctcgACAAAGTTGGCAAAGTGTGACAGGCAGGGTTGCTCATTGGACACGTCTGGCAGATGACATGGGTCGGTCTAAAATTAAAagcaattattttctatgaaggtatgcACACCACTCAAAGTACTGCAGCACCACAGAGTATAAATACAGccctgtgcaaacgttttaggcactaaaatgttatttcttcaaaaaataatgcaatgaataTTTTCCTGTTGACACACTAAATCTGAAGGtacaaataaccatcttaagacaaatgtttttgtgaaatatcttatGTGTTTTATACTTTTGCAGAGTACTGTATATTCAATCTTTTTTTGGTTTGAATGCTTGAATGAAAcatattcaaggctacatacagagaattgtatcattcagtttgcacagtttcatacactaacctgcaaactcattaaCGTCTCGTTGTTCACTCTTGAAGAAGTGCAAAAACCCTCGTAACCTTGGTGCGTATGGTACTAGATTCACAGCTTCCACTTGCACTGCATCAACGCATTCTGTGTGATGTGATACTGTGCCTTGTCCTGCCCACGACCAGATTCAGTAAATGCTATAGCACCCTTTTGTGGTCTCCTAAAgctattacgccagactacattaaatgaaAGGCCaatatatcgataaaataacATATTGATCAAGAAATTATATATTGAAAGAGAGCCTATTAAGAGATTTTCTATGCTGTGTTGTGTCCTCAATAGAGGAAAACAGGGTCGTGTTCCACTCCTTGCTTATTTGAAACCATACCGTATATTcagtgtgtgtgctagtgtgtttGTCTTTAGGTTTGTTGGGGTATCTTAGAACTGAGGGTACAGTTTTTGTCTTTTAGATCCACACGTATAAACACAAGGATTGAAGTTGATTGGATCCCAATTTCTGCAAAAGGATCGTTGACATGGAAACCTTTGAAAAATCCtgcggtgtgacatgctatactccttctaaaactatttttatcAGCATTTTTCTTATGTAAAATGGACCTGTGATGGTAAAAGTGTGATTTAAAttggtgaaatttttttttaaagaaacttacCAGTCACAGTAccaaaaatatacactttcattTAATTATACATTCATTAAAATTTTAACCTACAATCTTTatgttcatataaataaataaaaaagaaaggtcATGGACATGTTATGTGCCATCTTCTTCAATATAATGTGCCTGCAATATAACTAGATTATTTAGGATATATGTttttatcgtgtgtgtgtgtgtgtgtgtgagagcatgtatttatcactttgtgtggaccaaatgtccccataaagatagttaaacccaacatttttgaccttgtggggacattttgtcggtccccatgtggAAAACTGCTtgtaaatcatactaaataaagttttctgtgagggttaggtttaggggtatggttagaagatagaatatatagtttgaacagtataaaaatcattatgtctatagaaagtccccataaaacatggaaacccaacgtgtgtgtgtgtgtgtgtgtgtgtgtgtgtgtgtgtgtgtgtgtgtgtgtgtgtgtgtgtgtgtgtgtgtgtgtgttttcaaataCAACTTGTCTGTATCCCCCAAAGTGACTGGAGTAGACTACTCACAGCTCTGTTCTCATTCTGTCTTTGTCAGATTCAAGGTTCACGGTATTACCGCAAACACACCATTGCAAAGTTCTTTCATCTTCCACCTGATGATACTCTAATCGACTCCCCTCCTCCACCtgaggctcctcctcctcctccaccctaCGGCCGTGGCCCCGCCTCTTACCGGAACCGACGTTTCCACCGCAACTCATCGCGCTCACGAACCCAGACCCTCCCTGCTCTGGTCACAAATGGCTCCAAGATGTCTCTGCCTCTGCTGTGTGATCAGGACAGCCACACGGAGAGAACCCAAAGGGATGTGGAACTCTTTCGGGCCGAATGGACAGGCCACCGTACACAGTCCCTCTATTCTTTGCCTACAGATGACCTCTCCTCAACATGTGCCTCCCCTTCAAGCTTCCGTCCTCGATGCTTCTCCTCCATGGCTGCCCCAATCTTCCGTGTCAATGTTGATGCACTGCTGGGTGCTGAAGAAACAGATGTGGACACGGGACAGACCATCAGCGGCAGTACAGTGGACCTGTCAGTGGTTTCAGGTTACTCTCGTCCACAGATGAGGGCTCATCAAAAGGCCCCACCTCCACGGCCCAAGTCTGCTCCTCCATCAGATGGAGGCTCTGACTTTGCTAAACTGACCAATAACAATGCCTCCTTCTCCATGAGACAGGCTGCTTTAACACCTAGAACACAGAGTGTCTCCGAAAAGTCCAAACCTTCCATTGTATACAAGCCCCACCTGAAGAATATGTATGTGTCACAGACAGACATATTGCAGGACAAGGGACAACAGAATGACAATGGCATTGCAGCAATAAATGACTTTAGCAAAGAGGGCCCAGAAGAAGACGAACAAGAGTTTTATATTTGACACATAGTCTAGTGGTTGCAGGACAATCATCTCATAAATGTGTACACGCAGTTAGCAGATCTACATTTCAGCAGGTGTTGCAAGAAGAGGAATATTTTGATATCTTCTTGTCTATAATTGGCAGCAGCTAAATATGTGTGAGTTGTGAGAAACTCTGAAGCTTTGTTATTCTAtatcaaatttgttttattagcaATGTCATtcataaaaaattacattcataatgAATGATATTAAGATAAATTAAATTGACTTTGTCATGCATGTGTTTTGTTGTGGTGTGGTATTCTGTAGTTTTAGCATTATTGCTTTTATGTCAGAGGAACTCGGTTTAACAGGCCACAAAGTAGGAATATAACTCTGCCACCCAATGGCTGAACTTGGCACGTCCTAAACACCATATGTAATTTCTACATTATTGTTTCAACAGCTCTGTATTTCTTTTAGAAAATTGCTTTTGTTCTGAATGTAGGTTTTATATTATAAAACTCATATTtttaattgtagaataaaatcaTGTTTGAGATCCTTTTGGCTGAAGTCTAAAGAGCTTAAATGATTTTGTTTTGGATTATCTGTCAGTGAGTGAGATAGAAACTGTGATTacaaattttatgtaaaaaattattacattattttacagatttaatGTGAGAATTTAAACAGGATGTTGTATTAAAGCTAATGTTTGTTAGCAGCTATTTGCTTTAATTCttgtttactttttaaagtaatgcatttgaatgggaTTTCACTTATAATAAGATTTTACAGTGGTTACTCTTTCATGACAAATTCCATATTATGCATAATAAATCTATTTTGTCTTGTGAAAAACAGGAGAGAGGATTTACACATGAAGATATACGATATGAAACATTCATGGAATTGGCTATTATTACTCAAAAGGATGCAGTGCTGTAATATTAACTCAAATATTAGTGCTTTTATCAAGGAAGAAAAAGCCTTTGAAGAGGTTTGTGCATGGTTGCATATTTGGTCTTTGTTTTAACACAATACTAATACTGTATATAAGGAAATCTAAATTACAAttctaaataataatgaaaatgaatctCATTTATTGACCAAAAAATAAGCGAAGAATGCCACTGTCTGCTATGGAAAGAAATTTTTTTTGGTTGCGCTTGTATCTATCCTGATAAGAACAATTGCAAtgttcatttttaatatttgtaccactcagtgattttctttcttctatttCTTATCATAGAAAAAGTGTAACATATTAGGTGATTGATGTAAAAAGCTCAACTTCTTCGTCCAGTTAAACATCACATCCTGTggtatttcttattatttttagccCCTGCTTATTCATTACCATCACTTCTTTTAACAAATCCATAAATAGCCTAAATTACTGTAATGGCATTATGTAGGGCCAAAGGTCAAAAATGTTTTGCTGTTGCAACTGTCTACCTCCTAAACTTTACATTTTAGTAAACCCATGTAAACCGTTGATGTtcatacacatacataaatacacaggACAGACGTGCCTGAGTTTGGTCCCCTCTTTCAGTGCCAGCACCCGCCCAACTAATCCCATGAGCGTACCTGGTACATTGCAACGGCGTTACCGGCTCTCAGTGCTACTGCGCTCCGGCACTGTTCTGGGATTCTGTTAATCCGGCCCAGCAGCCATAGAGCTACGGAAATAGGGCACAAGAGGTGAATGATAGAGAGTATACTCCTCCCAAATGTAACAGAGCTCGGTTTCAGCACACAGCACCTGGGAAGACTACTGTTACACCCAACATTATGCACATTACTGAACGTCACTTTGGTAAGAAGACCCCATACAGTTAAAGTCGTCCTAGTAAAGATGGCATCACATGTTGGAGCAGGCCAGTGGATACTTTTGTAGAGAACATATGCTAAGACACAGAGCTTCATTGAagttctatctatccatccatccatctatctatctaagtcACATAGACACCGCACCAGCAGTAGCACATCCCTCAGTCTGCTCAATTTCAGAAATTTCCACATTCATCCCAAAAATTGTGATCACTTCTTTTATGTGTCCTTTCCATTTTTATATATCATTTCGATATCACTCTTTTGTCTATCTGCCACATCAACATTCCTTCTCCATAACACACTTAAATATGTAAGTTTAATGCTAAACTGGGACCTACAACGTCCAGGCAGTGTATAGCACACATTGACCCTGACTGGCTACTCCCACTTAGGGATTACCTATTTTTAACCCTGTTCCTTCAAGGGGAAAAAAGAGTTTCTAACATTTCATACATGTGCATCAGTTTAATTAACACGGCTGAGAATTTTACAATTACAGTATGAACATTTTGGCCCCTGAACACATTTCTGTCTTCAAAGAGGGTTTTCATAGCAACTTTCAAAAAAACTGACCTCAAGATGAAAGAGTTGTTTACTTAGGCTGCTATTCATTTTGGGTCCATTGTTCTTGCGCAAGTTACCATGAGTTTCCCATCATGTCCTTAAAAATTCAAATTCCATGGATGGAACCCTGGAATTAAAGAATCTTCTCCACTGACTGCTGCCAAGTTGGCTCTACTAATTAACATGCCTTCTGATGAGCACAGTCCAAATACCCGATGCTTACTGATCATTTCCCGCTTGCAATTTACCATGGGAAAATGTGCCTTCAatgcattaaagggttatttGATAATATCTGACTGGACAATGAAAAATAACCTTAAATATCAGAGAAGCATATCAGGACATCTTCTACCCAAAAAGCCTAGGTAAACATCTATGCACAGTATAGGGCTGGGTAATTTGGATATTTACTTAGAAGCAATCCATAATGTACTGAGAAAACTACAGTAAGTATGCGCACAATGGGGCAAAAGACACTCATTaaggattttttctttttttttttttctggttgcaaagtatttagaaaatgtatgGAGCAAcctaatttgtgtgaaaataagtaATAGCAGAATGTTGTTTTTAGGGGGAGGGAAAAGTGTATAGTGCAGCTTtagggacaatagttatagggccaaatttgtcaactaattttaatacatttgagaGAAGATGCTTTtgtgagtaacaaattaagatagtGTGTATTTATAATAACCAGTCTGGCATTTCATAAGATCTCAactgaatctccattgtgatttgATCAGTGATTTGACCCATTTTGAATACACTGAATATATTTCACAGCAAATCTATTCCCCCACTGTGGGGGCCTTTAGCCACCGCAACAAGGGCCAAACACCCCaaacatatttcatttttatttcttttttacttttgttttaatCACCTTCaatgaaacagaaaatatgacTGTATTTTGCTCAACAACACATGTGATCATTTTAGGGATTCTCATTAGCGACACAACTTTGcaacatttcaaacattattAAATGTCATATCAAATGACCTCataatcaacctttagacattgcaCGTGATGACCgggacaaacaggtgtttaggaaagtgctgtggtagttacTTCATCCCCGTTGCATCCCCTAATGTTTAAAACGAACAAATAGATTAGTGCCGTAATAAGCACATGTATGAAAgcattggtaacattttacaataaggttccatttgtaaacattatCAACATTGGTTAAAATAAACTAAtgatgaacaatacttattaagcatttattaatcttagttagtgttaatttcatcatatagtaggttaacacattttttttaatcaaaagttacattattattagttaatgcactataaactaacatgaacttcaaatgaacaatagtatgtttattaaataacattaacaaagattgatATATTATGTAaacatatatattgttaattgtatgttcatgatacctaatgcattaaccttattgtaaagtgttaacaacaATGTAATTACACTCATACTGAATTGCATCCCATGCAGAAATGCTGATGCATCAAGCTGGCCCAGAGTTCAGGCCACATTCTTGAGAGATAGCTGGGATGGCATTTGATTGCCCCATCAAAAGAACAAGCCTCTTATGTAACGAAGCGACCTCCTctatgtattatgtgtgtgtgccattgtgtatatgtgtgtgtctgccaCCTTCTCAGCTCCAGTGCGGATTTGCTGGACGGGGGAATGCCTCCCTCTGCCTGGCTCCTTATAGTGCCGGCGGGAGGCAGGAATTCTGTCCGAGTGGTACGGACATCGCCGCTGGAGACTACAAACACGGAGCTCTCCCTTTAAACAAGGTCTCATGATCGACAACTCTTTCAATTAGTTGTCCAGTCGTGGAGGGTCAAGGCGAACCCACGTCCTCCCACACTTAAAGCAAGTGCGCTGAGTGACGTTGGAGCAAAGTGAACATCACTGAAAGGTCTCGAGGACACGCAGCTGGCACTTAAAGAATTCTCATAGAGGACGAGCCAACAGGTTAGATACTcataatagaaataataataatttcaagcaATTCAGCAATTCTATATAGATCAATCAGGACTTTTTTGAGATCTTGAATGACAACATCAGTTTAGgaagtatttctgtaaatgtttaATTGGCATGTTTCTGTATTGTCATTCACCGAAATTTCATATTGCAGGCTATTAATATTGTttaccaagtttttttttttaaattttgggcaATATAGACTTAccttttatattccttcagagTAATCTAACAGCTCTTTCAACTCGCAGCCAGActattatacatatattataggaatattacaatttaaataatgtgtaataGAATGTTACTGTTACTTTGTAACTATTCAAGAGCGTAGCAGCCGTGGGGGACGTGAGAGACACGTCCCCCTCACTCTATAAAAAGGAGATTTTAGTTCCTCGCACTTTTCCACGCTAAACCCATactgagtccaaatggtggatttgtattcagtattctttgcattttgttactttgggctgatgaACGagcatccagccaatcacaggtgagtttcatgagccgaaacaacccttacgtaaCAGGCCGTCAATCAGACACTCTAATCAACACGGCTCCATAAAGTTGCTTTCAACGacgctcatttatccatgttttttatcaGCATTGATGTTAATCTAAATGTATAATCTAGGGATGAAaacacaaatgagagttatttatgtgaaatgcactgcagaaaaatataaacaaaggACGAtacttcttttaagcacacattgtaagtggagtttatgagtcttcattaagttatgctttttacatgatgtttgtgaggtaatagtttgatcggttgtttttgccaatttaagcagattacaaAATCTGTGTTAAATGTGAAAAGATGTTTTtcatatcagctcctgttttttacctctatgCTGGTGTGCAGTTGACTGTAggaaaaagatagatctgctgtgtttgAACATGTATTTGACTGAAGTGAATAGAAATGTAGAAAcgcttttttatacatgaaaacgtaCAGACGTTATTGAAacgtattataattattataagactattattgatGTCTTTTGATAAAACTCAACTAAAGTcactttgtaggtctgtagatgTAAATGTTCCTGCTCGTCCTGCTCCGAAAGTGATTTGAACCTACGTCTCTGGTGTGGGAagcaggtgcgctaacaaggaggctaaaggctacagcctttagcatcagtcgctattgcgcctcttgaggccatattttgtcccccctaaaatatcattaaaatatgtgtattgtaaataatataatgatatattcttaaaataattgtttaagaaataaaataatacatatgcaacaacaacaaaaaaccttggtgcccccttcaaaaattgctcttgagaattgttatgtttattgtcccccccaacattttgatgacattttcgcccctgcactcaccctcctaaacctcactcccatccggtaCACAGCACctctgtaaccggtcctgctcgatcTGCTCCGAACAGGATTTGAACTGGCGTCTCCAGTGTGGGAGGTGGtcgcactaacaaggaggctaaaggctacagcctctagcgtcagtggctagtgcacctcttgaggtcaggggagtgaggtttacactctGCACAGCTACCATtacataaatatacacattttaaaggattacattttgggggcctgggtagcgagTATTGAtggtgactaccacccctggagtcacaagatcgaatccagggcgtgctgagtgactccagcaagacTCCAAAGCAACTACattagcccagttgctagggagggtagagtcacatagggtaacctcctcatggtcacaattagtggttctagctctcaatggggcgtgtggtaagttgtgcatggatcacagagaatagcatgagcctccacatgtggagtctccgcagtgtcatgcacaacaagccatgtgataagatgcacagattgactatctcagaagcggaggcaagtGAGACTTGTCCCCCTCCAGTTGATTgaggtaaccgc
The Xyrauchen texanus isolate HMW12.3.18 chromosome 14, RBS_HiC_50CHRs, whole genome shotgun sequence genome window above contains:
- the LOC127655038 gene encoding protein FAM124A isoform X2 translates to MSSLIRERRPEGDLSMGDLQDPFLVSIHIITDPGQARSLQQAADQVLSWLHPDLTLFRVSERASGLSHKPKVRLQRSNETPRQPALAVILFLQDEYGGEESLECLHSLLRCPPWRYHHTERVNGRGLLPLSPASQDFVTLAPGTPLWALRQVHYGKEIVRFTVYCCYESYTEQVRLYRLLLRRRLAQKKDDFCFCVVYSNPDTEIQLSFKRMPRGQSSSPTENAVMEIRVRDIGELVPLLPRPCTPISDVRWQTSDYDGNKILLQIQGSRYYRKHTIAKFFHLPPDDTLIDSPPPPEAPPPPPPYGRGPASYRNRRFHRNSSRSRTQTLPALVTNGSKMSLPLLCDQDSHTERTQRDVELFRAEWTGHRTQSLYSLPTDDLSSTCASPSSFRPRCFSSMAAPIFRVNVDALLGAEETDVDTGQTISGSTVDLSVVSGYSRPQMRAHQKAPPPRPKSAPPSDGGSDFAKLTNNNASFSMRQAALTPRTQSVSEKSKPSIVYKPHLKNMYVSQTDILQDKGQQNDNGIAAINDFSKEGPEEDEQEFYI
- the LOC127655038 gene encoding protein FAM124A isoform X1, whose amino-acid sequence is MENSAEDEFADSGAETGGSDFSLTSSASSDLSMGDLQDPFLVSIHIITDPGQARSLQQAADQVLSWLHPDLTLFRVSERASGLSHKPKVRLQRSNETPRQPALAVILFLQDEYGGEESLECLHSLLRCPPWRYHHTERVNGRGLLPLSPASQDFVTLAPGTPLWALRQVHYGKEIVRFTVYCCYESYTEQVRLYRLLLRRRLAQKKDDFCFCVVYSNPDTEIQLSFKRMPRGQSSSPTENAVMEIRVRDIGELVPLLPRPCTPISDVRWQTSDYDGNKILLQIQGSRYYRKHTIAKFFHLPPDDTLIDSPPPPEAPPPPPPYGRGPASYRNRRFHRNSSRSRTQTLPALVTNGSKMSLPLLCDQDSHTERTQRDVELFRAEWTGHRTQSLYSLPTDDLSSTCASPSSFRPRCFSSMAAPIFRVNVDALLGAEETDVDTGQTISGSTVDLSVVSGYSRPQMRAHQKAPPPRPKSAPPSDGGSDFAKLTNNNASFSMRQAALTPRTQSVSEKSKPSIVYKPHLKNMYVSQTDILQDKGQQNDNGIAAINDFSKEGPEEDEQEFYI